The Lacrimispora xylanolytica genome has a segment encoding these proteins:
- a CDS encoding glycosyltransferase family 2 protein, with translation MLKKVTIIIPNYNGLKFMEPCMKALETQSDKNFELLVVDNGSTDGSVEWLKEHGIPSIFLEENTGFSGAVNVGIREAKTPYVILLNNDTEPEPDYVRELVRTMDSSKKIFSASSKMIQLYHKDLMDDAGDMYSVLGWAYQRGVGQSIKGYKKPRNVFAACAGAAIYRREVFDEIGGFDEAHFAYLEDIDVGYRAKIYGYDNVYCPSAVVYHVGSGTSGSKYNSFKVKLAARNNIYLNYKNMPFLQLLINLFPIMIGICVKYMFFKKIGFESDYVEGLKEGLKTARTTKKVGFQMSRLKNYVKIEGELIFGTFLYVWEFLRRKLKIDRSY, from the coding sequence ATGCTAAAAAAAGTAACCATCATTATTCCTAATTATAATGGTCTTAAATTCATGGAACCATGTATGAAAGCACTGGAAACTCAAAGTGATAAAAACTTTGAGCTTCTTGTGGTAGATAATGGTTCCACAGACGGCAGTGTGGAGTGGCTGAAGGAACATGGGATTCCATCTATATTCTTAGAGGAAAATACCGGGTTTTCCGGAGCTGTGAATGTAGGGATCCGTGAGGCAAAGACTCCGTACGTGATTCTTCTTAACAACGATACAGAGCCGGAACCGGATTATGTAAGGGAGCTGGTACGCACCATGGACAGCTCCAAAAAGATATTTTCCGCAAGCAGCAAGATGATCCAGCTTTATCATAAGGATCTGATGGATGACGCCGGAGACATGTACAGTGTCCTTGGCTGGGCTTATCAAAGAGGAGTGGGACAAAGCATTAAGGGATATAAAAAGCCCCGGAATGTATTTGCCGCCTGCGCCGGAGCTGCCATCTACCGAAGAGAGGTATTTGACGAAATCGGTGGTTTTGACGAAGCCCATTTTGCTTATCTGGAAGACATTGACGTGGGATACCGGGCGAAGATATACGGCTATGACAATGTTTACTGCCCCAGTGCAGTGGTCTATCACGTAGGCAGCGGCACCAGCGGTTCTAAGTATAATTCCTTTAAGGTCAAACTGGCTGCCAGAAATAATATTTATTTAAATTATAAGAACATGCCGTTTTTACAGCTTCTTATTAATCTCTTTCCTATTATGATAGGAATATGTGTGAAATACATGTTTTTCAAGAAAATTGGATTTGAATCCGACTATGTGGAAGGCTTAAAGGAAGGTCTTAAGACTGCCCGTACCACGAAAAAAGTAGGGTTTCAAATGTCCCGGCTTAAGAACTACGTGAAAATAGAAGGTGAGCTGATTTTTGGCACTTTCCTGTATGTTTGGGAATTTTTAAGAAGAAAACTAAAAATTGACAGGTCTTATTAA
- a CDS encoding undecaprenyl-phosphate glucose phosphotransferase, which translates to MIKDNQKKFNGFHVVLDGLVIILSYVIAWLFLLLGNRLFSPDKQVLAPQYYFAAIIVILPTYLLLYGVFQLYAPKRVQESRYEFANILKANVLGVLIFILILFLIKKNPFFREFSTRMVFYFFAINIILETIERNLIRSILRSMRSKGYNQKHILLIGYSRAAEGFIDRVRLNPEWGYQIKGILDNKKEWGTGYKGINVIGKIKDLDEILALNSLDEIAITLSISEYANLEKIVASCEKSGVHTKFIPDYNNMIPTRPFIEDLQGLPVVNIRRVPLTDTVNALAKRAVDIVGAAVALILFSPVMLLTVILIKLTAPGPLIYKQERVGLHNRPFHMYKFRSMVVQAPSEEKAKWTTPHDSRVTPVGRFIRKTSIDEMPQFINVLRGDMSLVGPRPERPLFVEKFKEEIPRYMIKHQVRPGITGWAQVNGLRGDTSITKRIEHDLYYIENWTLGFDFKILFLTMFKGFINKNAY; encoded by the coding sequence ATGATAAAGGATAATCAGAAAAAATTTAATGGATTTCATGTAGTACTGGATGGGTTGGTCATCATCCTTTCCTATGTAATTGCCTGGCTCTTTCTTTTGCTCGGCAACCGGTTGTTCAGCCCGGATAAGCAGGTGTTGGCACCACAGTACTATTTTGCAGCAATTATAGTAATATTGCCCACCTATCTTTTGCTATACGGAGTCTTTCAGCTTTATGCTCCTAAAAGAGTACAGGAGAGCCGGTACGAATTTGCCAATATATTAAAGGCCAATGTACTGGGAGTGCTCATCTTTATATTAATCCTGTTTCTGATTAAGAAGAACCCATTTTTCCGTGAGTTTTCCACCAGGATGGTATTTTATTTCTTTGCCATCAACATTATACTGGAGACCATCGAGCGGAATTTGATTCGAAGCATACTGCGTTCCATGCGCTCCAAGGGCTATAACCAGAAACACATTCTTTTAATCGGCTACAGCCGGGCGGCAGAAGGCTTTATTGACCGGGTGCGTTTAAATCCGGAATGGGGATATCAGATCAAGGGTATTCTGGACAATAAAAAAGAATGGGGAACTGGATATAAAGGCATCAATGTGATAGGAAAGATTAAGGATTTAGATGAGATTCTGGCCTTAAACTCTCTTGATGAAATTGCCATTACTTTAAGCATCAGCGAATATGCCAACTTAGAAAAAATAGTGGCTTCCTGTGAAAAGTCAGGAGTCCATACAAAATTTATCCCCGATTATAACAACATGATCCCCACAAGACCTTTTATTGAGGACTTACAGGGACTTCCAGTGGTCAATATCCGAAGGGTTCCTCTTACGGATACGGTGAATGCACTGGCAAAACGAGCCGTGGATATTGTAGGTGCAGCGGTTGCACTGATCCTGTTTTCCCCTGTTATGCTTCTGACTGTGATTCTGATTAAGCTGACAGCTCCAGGTCCGCTCATTTATAAACAGGAGCGGGTGGGATTACACAACCGGCCATTTCATATGTATAAGTTCCGTTCTATGGTGGTCCAGGCCCCTTCTGAGGAAAAAGCCAAATGGACAACCCCTCATGATTCCAGGGTGACCCCTGTGGGCCGGTTCATAAGAAAGACAAGCATAGATGAGATGCCCCAGTTCATCAACGTTCTTCGGGGCGATATGAGTTTAGTCGGCCCAAGGCCGGAACGGCCTTTGTTTGTTGAAAAATTTAAAGAAGAGATTCCAAGATATATGATCAAGCATCAGGTACGCCCGGGAATTACCGGCTGGGCGCAGGTCAATGGATTAAGGGGAGATACTTCCATTACCAAGAGAATTGAGCATGATTTATACTATATCGAAAACTGGACCCTTGGATTTGATTTTAAAATCCTGTTTTTGACTATGTTCAAAGGGTTTATTAATAAAAATGCGTACTGA
- a CDS encoding LCP family protein codes for MKNEFDDELNRENKKRARRGYDSKPDPSDRDYYLDDDYEDFEDRQSRGAYHTNNRENGGSQPTRRARSSSETGSTGQNPSRQRQSTGGTQGTSQSPSRGQIVIGDGGTRQQSRVPRQEKPAASSRAAGAIGKKRKIRRFIIMAIAEIFTLALIFSYAYVARIMGSIQRPDNFDKDQVRNEEMSQEQKKHMTGYRTIAVFGVDSRDGNVNKGTNADVIMICNINRDTGEIRLVSVFRDTYLNINEGSTYNKINAAYANGGASQALAALNKNLDLDIQEYVTFNWKSVADGINMLGGVDIDITKAEFKYINSFITETVQKTGIPSVHLKSAGLNHLDGVQAVAYARLRKMDTDFARTERQRLVIQKSFEKAKKADLGLLNRILLMEVEQVGTNLTFSDFTELLLDIGKYHIGETGGFPFSRGDMKMGKKGDCVIPQTLVTNVSDLHKFLFEKESYEPSEMVKKISAKIAADSGMYKDGKYSDDSTKPTKDKPKKEDNETKEVRTTEEVETSFHESSAYETDANGKPIKGPGTGTSSGETKETKPGETKTQESSSGSTRPGETKPTQSSGTTETTTASHGPGGKETTAATQPTTPETTKSNTTGPLDGSQTQPGNVIPGGANTEAPVVPAPPAA; via the coding sequence ATGAAAAATGAATTTGATGATGAGTTAAACCGTGAGAATAAGAAAAGGGCAAGACGCGGTTACGATTCAAAGCCAGATCCGTCCGATAGAGATTACTACCTGGATGACGATTACGAAGATTTTGAAGACCGCCAAAGCCGCGGTGCCTATCATACGAATAACAGGGAAAACGGAGGCAGCCAGCCAACTCGCCGGGCACGGTCATCATCAGAGACAGGTTCCACAGGCCAGAACCCATCCCGTCAGAGACAATCCACAGGAGGTACTCAGGGAACCAGCCAGTCACCGTCCCGTGGACAGATTGTCATCGGAGACGGCGGCACCAGACAGCAGTCCAGAGTGCCAAGACAGGAAAAACCGGCCGCTTCCAGCCGTGCAGCAGGAGCCATCGGGAAAAAACGAAAGATCAGACGATTCATCATCATGGCGATTGCAGAGATCTTTACTCTGGCCCTTATTTTTTCCTATGCTTACGTGGCAAGAATCATGGGTTCCATTCAGCGTCCTGATAACTTTGATAAGGACCAGGTCCGGAATGAAGAGATGTCCCAAGAGCAGAAAAAGCACATGACCGGGTACCGTACCATCGCGGTTTTCGGTGTGGACAGCCGTGATGGTAACGTTAATAAGGGAACCAATGCCGACGTTATTATGATATGCAACATTAACCGTGACACAGGAGAGATACGACTGGTTTCGGTATTTAGAGATACATATCTGAATATAAACGAAGGCAGTACCTATAATAAGATTAATGCCGCTTATGCCAACGGAGGCGCTTCCCAGGCTTTGGCAGCCTTAAATAAAAACCTGGATCTGGATATACAGGAGTATGTAACCTTTAACTGGAAATCAGTTGCCGACGGCATCAATATGCTGGGAGGCGTTGATATCGATATTACAAAGGCAGAATTCAAATATATCAACTCCTTTATTACAGAGACCGTTCAAAAAACGGGAATTCCTTCTGTTCATTTAAAATCAGCAGGTTTAAACCATTTAGATGGTGTTCAGGCCGTTGCTTATGCCAGACTTAGAAAGATGGATACAGATTTTGCCAGAACAGAACGCCAGCGTCTGGTCATTCAAAAATCATTTGAAAAAGCAAAAAAAGCAGATTTAGGCCTGTTGAACCGGATTCTTTTAATGGAAGTAGAGCAGGTAGGAACAAACTTAACCTTCAGTGATTTTACTGAGCTCTTATTAGACATTGGAAAATATCACATCGGTGAGACCGGCGGTTTCCCATTCAGCCGCGGCGATATGAAGATGGGCAAAAAAGGTGATTGCGTCATTCCACAGACCCTGGTTACCAATGTATCAGACCTTCATAAGTTTCTTTTTGAAAAGGAAAGCTATGAGCCGTCTGAGATGGTGAAGAAGATCAGTGCCAAGATTGCTGCCGATTCCGGTATGTATAAGGACGGTAAGTATAGCGATGATTCTACGAAGCCAACCAAAGATAAGCCGAAAAAAGAAGACAATGAAACAAAAGAGGTAAGAACAACGGAAGAGGTGGAAACCTCATTCCATGAAAGCTCTGCCTATGAAACAGATGCGAATGGTAAGCCGATCAAAGGCCCTGGAACAGGTACCAGCAGCGGAGAGACAAAAGAGACAAAGCCAGGAGAGACAAAGACTCAGGAATCCTCAAGCGGTTCTACCAGACCAGGGGAGACAAAACCAACCCAGTCAAGTGGAACCACAGAGACCACGACTGCCTCTCACGGACCTGGTGGAAAAGAGACAACTGCGGCTACCCAGCCAACGACTCCCGAAACGACCAAATCAAATACAACCGGTCCTTTAGATGGAAGCCAGACCCAGCCGGGTAATGTTATCCCAGGCGGAGCAAATACAGAAGCTCCGGTAGTACCAGCACCACCAGCTGCATAA
- a CDS encoding S1C family serine protease has translation MFDENKDTGNLNPEENKNVEPMTTNFIMRDPEPEEPKTSQSIPHYQEYQPQRIVDQMSFEKEPKPRKKRGGVKKAAALVGSALVFGVIAGSTMVGINWAAGAYGNNNSVEINKAETVSSSTTVPAANASSLTVPNDVSGIVDKAMPSVVAITSKVVYESQTWFGPMQREGEGSGSGIIVGKNNDELLIVTNNHVVQGAEALKVNFIDQQAVDAAIKGTDAESDLAVIAVPLKNISSETLSKIAIASLGNSDTLKVGQGVVAIGNALGYGQSVTVGYISALDRAVQTEDGTNRNLLQTDAAINPGNSGGALLNMQGEVIGINSAKYSSTEVEGMGYAIPISKAQEIFDNLMTKTTRTQVSDAEQGYLGIQCKNIDATTSQQLGMPQGVFIYKIVEGGAASKSDLKEKDIITKFDGQSIKTYDDLTSMLKYYKGGSTISVTVQSLENGKYVERNVDITLGKRPAETQPQS, from the coding sequence ATGTTTGATGAAAATAAAGACACAGGTAATTTAAATCCTGAAGAAAATAAAAATGTAGAACCAATGACAACGAACTTTATTATGAGGGACCCGGAACCAGAGGAACCAAAGACCAGCCAGAGTATCCCACACTACCAGGAATACCAGCCTCAGAGAATTGTGGATCAGATGTCGTTTGAAAAAGAGCCTAAGCCTCGTAAAAAACGTGGCGGGGTAAAAAAAGCAGCAGCTCTGGTGGGTAGCGCTCTCGTCTTTGGCGTCATTGCAGGAAGCACCATGGTAGGAATTAACTGGGCCGCCGGAGCTTATGGCAATAATAATTCTGTTGAGATCAACAAGGCTGAAACTGTTTCATCCTCAACGACTGTACCGGCTGCTAATGCTTCAAGTTTAACCGTTCCCAATGATGTATCGGGGATTGTAGATAAAGCAATGCCATCTGTGGTAGCCATAACCAGTAAAGTAGTCTATGAAAGCCAGACCTGGTTTGGACCCATGCAGAGAGAAGGCGAAGGAAGCGGCTCCGGTATTATTGTAGGAAAGAACAATGATGAACTGTTGATTGTGACCAACAACCATGTGGTACAGGGAGCGGAAGCTTTAAAGGTAAACTTCATTGACCAGCAGGCCGTGGATGCAGCCATCAAAGGCACCGATGCCGAATCAGACTTAGCAGTGATTGCAGTTCCGCTTAAGAATATTTCCTCAGAAACCTTATCAAAAATAGCCATTGCCTCTCTTGGTAACTCTGATACCTTAAAGGTAGGTCAGGGGGTAGTAGCCATCGGTAATGCACTTGGATATGGCCAGTCTGTTACCGTAGGTTATATCAGCGCACTTGACCGAGCCGTACAGACAGAAGACGGAACAAACCGGAATCTTCTTCAGACCGATGCAGCCATCAACCCAGGTAACAGCGGTGGTGCTCTTTTAAATATGCAGGGTGAGGTCATTGGAATTAACTCAGCAAAATATTCTTCTACCGAAGTAGAAGGAATGGGATATGCAATCCCGATTTCAAAGGCACAGGAGATTTTTGACAACCTGATGACAAAGACCACAAGAACTCAGGTCTCTGATGCAGAGCAGGGATATTTAGGAATCCAGTGCAAGAATATTGATGCAACGACCAGCCAGCAGCTTGGTATGCCTCAGGGCGTATTCATCTATAAGATTGTAGAAGGCGGCGCTGCCAGCAAGTCTGACTTAAAGGAAAAGGACATTATCACCAAGTTTGACGGACAGTCCATTAAAACCTACGATGACCTTACCAGTATGTTAAAATATTATAAGGGCGGAAGCACGATTTCAGTCACAGTCCAGTCCCTTGAAAATGGTAAGTACGTAGAACGCAATGTTGACATCACTCTTGGAAAGAGACCGGCAGAAACTCAGCCACAAAGCTAA
- the clpX gene encoding ATP-dependent Clp protease ATP-binding subunit ClpX: MEEKMEDNNVHGSDGEDTKKEQEEYEKFCYVCRRSEQVTGPMISMPGSMNLCHDCMQKAFDSVTQGGFDLSKIPNMPYMNLNLNDLGKLNSQDFDIPKKQKIKKRSDKEAKPEISLKDIPAPHVIRQKLDEYVIGQEQAKKVISVAVYNHYKRVYLTEKGLTDEEGNVQIEKSNILMIGPTGSGKTYLVKTLAKLLDVPLAIADATSLTEAGYIGDDIESVVSKLLSAAGNDVDKAERGIIFIDEIDKIAKKKSTSSRDVSGESVQQELLKLLEGSTVEVPVGSNQKNALTPMTSVRTDNILFICGGAFPDLEDIIKERLKEKSSMGFSAELKDRYEKDSNILFQVTNEDLRKFGMIPEFLGRLPISVTLESLNKDLLIRVLKEPKNAILKQYKKLLELDEVQLVFEEEALEWIAEEAMKKKTGARALRAIIENFMLDIMYEIPKDPSIGSVVITRAYLDKKGGPFIQMRS, encoded by the coding sequence CTGGAGGAGAAGATGGAAGACAATAATGTCCATGGCTCTGATGGAGAAGATACAAAGAAGGAACAGGAAGAGTATGAAAAATTCTGTTACGTCTGCCGTAGATCGGAACAAGTAACAGGACCCATGATCTCCATGCCGGGTTCTATGAATTTATGCCATGATTGTATGCAAAAGGCATTTGATTCCGTGACCCAGGGCGGATTTGATCTAAGTAAGATTCCCAACATGCCATATATGAATCTGAATTTAAATGATCTTGGAAAGCTGAACAGCCAGGATTTTGATATACCTAAGAAACAAAAGATTAAAAAACGTTCCGATAAGGAGGCAAAGCCTGAAATCAGTCTAAAGGATATCCCGGCTCCCCATGTAATTCGTCAAAAGCTTGACGAATACGTCATTGGGCAGGAGCAGGCAAAGAAGGTTATTTCAGTGGCTGTATACAATCATTATAAAAGAGTTTACTTAACAGAAAAGGGATTGACAGATGAAGAAGGAAATGTTCAGATTGAAAAATCCAACATTTTAATGATCGGTCCTACCGGAAGCGGAAAGACCTATCTGGTGAAGACTCTTGCAAAGCTGTTAGACGTTCCTCTGGCCATAGCCGATGCCACCTCGTTAACAGAAGCCGGTTACATAGGCGATGATATAGAGAGTGTGGTATCAAAGCTTCTCTCTGCCGCAGGCAACGATGTGGACAAGGCTGAACGGGGAATCATATTCATTGATGAAATCGACAAGATCGCCAAGAAAAAAAGTACCAGCAGCCGTGATGTCAGCGGGGAATCCGTGCAGCAGGAGCTGTTAAAGCTTTTAGAAGGAAGCACCGTAGAGGTTCCGGTAGGCTCTAATCAAAAGAATGCTCTTACCCCCATGACCTCTGTCCGTACCGACAACATACTTTTTATCTGCGGAGGTGCCTTCCCGGACCTTGAGGATATCATTAAGGAACGGCTAAAAGAAAAATCCTCCATGGGATTTTCTGCAGAATTAAAGGACCGTTATGAAAAAGATTCCAATATACTTTTCCAGGTGACCAACGAAGATTTAAGAAAGTTCGGTATGATACCAGAGTTCTTAGGCCGTCTGCCTATATCCGTGACTCTGGAATCCTTAAATAAAGACCTTTTAATCCGCGTATTAAAAGAACCAAAGAATGCTATCTTAAAGCAATATAAAAAGCTTTTAGAGCTTGACGAGGTGCAGCTTGTTTTTGAGGAAGAGGCACTGGAGTGGATTGCAGAAGAGGCAATGAAGAAAAAGACCGGTGCAAGAGCCCTGCGCGCCATTATAGAAAACTTCATGCTGGATATCATGTATGAGATTCCAAAGGACCCAAGTATCGGTTCCGTTGTCATAACAAGAGCCTACCTGGATAAAAAGGGAGGACCGTTCATACAGATGAGAAGCTGA
- a CDS encoding signal peptidase II: MIFVGLIALLAAVDLFIKSAIEEQEESQFPKELKGSNGKVLLYKNHNAGFSFGYLKNRPEVVQMIPLAVASFVGGMLGGLLKTRGKIADKLALSLVLGGAISNLYDRLVRRYVVDYFSLQFGKLKKVVFNLGDIFIFLGAAIFLIVELIRTFRDR, from the coding sequence ATGATATTTGTTGGTCTTATCGCATTATTAGCAGCCGTGGACCTTTTTATAAAAAGTGCCATCGAAGAACAGGAGGAATCCCAGTTTCCCAAGGAATTAAAGGGAAGCAATGGAAAAGTCCTTCTATATAAGAATCACAATGCCGGATTTTCCTTCGGCTATTTAAAGAACCGCCCGGAGGTCGTTCAGATGATACCTCTGGCTGTGGCCTCTTTTGTGGGAGGAATGCTTGGCGGGCTTTTAAAAACAAGAGGAAAAATCGCAGATAAGCTTGCTCTTTCCCTCGTACTTGGAGGCGCGATCAGCAATTTATACGATAGATTGGTACGCCGTTACGTGGTTGATTATTTCAGCCTTCAGTTCGGAAAGCTGAAAAAGGTGGTTTTTAATCTTGGAGATATCTTTATTTTCCTGGGAGCAGCCATTTTCTTAATCGTGGAACTGATTCGTACCTTCCGAGATCGCTAA
- a CDS encoding TIGR04086 family membrane protein, whose product MEKSKLQVTLRNLLISYILTGILLVVLALALYKFQLKEGQIRLGVNAVYIITCLFGGILMGKSIRQRRFFWGLLLGLLYFVVLLAVSFLMSKGINGSMNQILTTMAICAASGTAGGMLS is encoded by the coding sequence ATGGAAAAATCAAAGCTTCAGGTCACACTTAGAAATCTGCTCATCTCCTACATACTGACCGGTATCCTGCTTGTTGTCCTGGCCTTGGCACTTTATAAATTTCAATTAAAGGAAGGCCAGATACGGCTGGGAGTCAATGCGGTCTACATCATTACCTGTCTCTTTGGCGGAATTCTCATGGGGAAAAGCATAAGACAGAGAAGGTTCTTCTGGGGACTTTTGCTGGGGCTGCTTTATTTTGTGGTCCTGCTTGCGGTCTCATTTCTTATGAGCAAAGGAATTAACGGTTCCATGAACCAGATTCTGACTACCATGGCCATCTGCGCTGCAAGCGGAACAGCAGGTGGGATGTTAAGCTAA
- the scfA gene encoding six-cysteine ranthipeptide SCIFF, which produces MKHVKTLSSSTLKESMKKGGCGECQTSCQSACKTSCTVGNQSCENTNR; this is translated from the coding sequence ATGAAGCACGTTAAAACATTAAGTTCCAGTACATTAAAAGAATCTATGAAAAAAGGCGGCTGCGGCGAGTGCCAGACTTCCTGTCAGTCTGCCTGCAAGACATCCTGTACAGTAGGAAATCAGAGCTGTGAGAACACCAACCGCTAA